In one Caballeronia sp. M1242 genomic region, the following are encoded:
- a CDS encoding GNAT family N-acetyltransferase, whose amino-acid sequence MSDVSVSVADWIDESFEDEVAGGLAAFNAAQLGPSGHRDLAVSLYVDDAFVGGLAGFTAWNWLFVKRLWIREDARGRGLATRALEAAEAEAKKRGCAAAWLDTLNPQARDLYARCGYQTFGELPGFHGERSRYFMQKRF is encoded by the coding sequence ATGAGCGACGTAAGCGTGTCCGTCGCCGACTGGATCGACGAATCGTTCGAAGACGAAGTCGCGGGCGGGCTCGCCGCGTTCAATGCGGCGCAACTCGGGCCGAGCGGTCATCGCGATCTCGCCGTGTCGCTCTACGTGGACGACGCGTTCGTCGGCGGACTCGCGGGCTTCACCGCGTGGAACTGGCTCTTCGTCAAACGGCTCTGGATACGCGAGGACGCGCGCGGCCGCGGCCTCGCCACGCGGGCCCTCGAAGCGGCGGAAGCAGAAGCGAAAAAGCGCGGCTGCGCCGCCGCGTGGCTGGATACGCTCAATCCGCAGGCGCGCGATCTTTACGCGCGCTGCGGCTATCAGACGTTCGGCGAGTTGCCGGGCTTTCACGGCGAACGGTCGCGCTACTTCATGCAGAAGCGCTTCTAG
- a CDS encoding DUF3175 domain-containing protein — MPTASKTKKTGASAGKTGSGKRSTTRQRHTLASDHKKSGSKKAKSANSTHRWSHHVMETSDAMDIQRDIFKNGNAEEIAQSLKRSSTESKRRKGTPFQSAMSMLNFYINRAGRNLPKTRRNTLEQAKRHLREAFGRKP, encoded by the coding sequence ATGCCGACGGCAAGCAAGACCAAGAAGACCGGCGCTAGCGCGGGCAAGACGGGTTCGGGCAAGCGCAGCACCACGCGGCAGCGCCATACGCTCGCGAGCGATCACAAGAAATCCGGAAGCAAGAAAGCAAAGTCCGCCAATTCGACGCACCGCTGGTCGCATCATGTGATGGAAACGAGCGACGCGATGGATATTCAGCGCGATATCTTCAAGAACGGCAACGCCGAAGAAATTGCGCAGTCGCTCAAACGCTCGTCCACCGAGAGCAAACGGCGCAAGGGCACGCCGTTCCAGTCGGCCATGTCGATGCTCAATTTCTATATCAATCGAGCCGGCCGCAACTTGCCGAAGACGCGGCGCAATACGCTCGAGCAAGCGAAGCGGCACTTGCGCGAAGCATTCGGACGCAAGCCCTAA
- a CDS encoding DJ-1/PfpI family protein, which translates to MTLHIGLLLFPGVQQLDMTGPYDVFAHMPGAEVHLIWKTREPVRSTAGMVLTPDTTFAGCPALDVLCVPGGGGVGALMEDDETLAFLRRQASGARYVTSVCTGALVLGAAGLLRGKRATTHWAYHALLAELGAIPVRGRVVRDGNVLTGGGITAGIDFALTLAAELIGEQGAQAIQLAMEYAPAPPFDAGDPDRASPDVVEMVRQHEAASLAARRDITQRVAQRLNASA; encoded by the coding sequence ATGACCTTGCACATCGGCCTGTTGCTGTTTCCGGGCGTGCAGCAACTCGACATGACCGGCCCCTACGACGTCTTCGCGCACATGCCCGGCGCCGAGGTTCACCTGATCTGGAAGACGCGCGAGCCGGTGCGATCGACGGCGGGCATGGTGCTCACGCCGGACACGACATTCGCCGGCTGCCCCGCGCTCGACGTGTTGTGCGTGCCCGGCGGCGGAGGCGTCGGCGCCCTGATGGAGGACGACGAGACGCTCGCGTTCCTGCGCCGGCAAGCGTCGGGCGCGCGCTATGTGACGTCCGTGTGCACAGGCGCGCTCGTGCTCGGCGCGGCTGGATTGCTGCGCGGCAAGCGCGCGACGACGCATTGGGCGTATCACGCGCTGCTCGCCGAACTCGGCGCGATACCGGTGCGCGGGCGCGTGGTGCGCGACGGCAACGTGCTGACGGGCGGCGGCATTACGGCGGGCATCGACTTCGCGTTGACGCTCGCGGCGGAACTCATCGGCGAGCAGGGCGCGCAGGCGATCCAGCTCGCGATGGAATACGCGCCCGCGCCACCCTTCGATGCGGGCGATCCTGACCGCGCGAGCCCTGATGTGGTCGAGATGGTGCGACAGCACGAGGCTGCGTCGCTGGCGGCGCGGCGTGACATCACGCAGCGCGTCGCGCAACGGCTTAATGCAAGCGCATGA
- a CDS encoding EAL domain-containing protein, translated as MSVFSVYNAPLSTPSAPGAPGTDVSDADPIEALLRDAAATGCGQAWAWYRAGEQLHLARRGDAPLVWPRSIPEERLEGLCAAHGWHRWPTGRGEGVLGWLLAPLAQRDDAHLAELARRLGERVQSDALARAQLTQRVLYEIAYLASSVPDRAGFLRCVHERLGTLIDAENFYLALYDRKTGKITYPYYVDVIDKDVVEADNFDILDPDHLSMTGRVLTSGKPLFVTTADITAAEREGRFYCLGDRPEFWMGAPLKNASDEVFGMLAMQVYDVSRIYTAEDRALFLVVARHVAMALDRILHRADLEEKVARRTSELSQLNAALRHGIAERERSEHLQAALYQIAELSSRPGDTMEFFRSLHGIVGELLYARNFYIALYEKETDEVSFPYYVDEIVHERPDPRRGRRGLTEYVIRERRPRLIDHQEAVRLISEGAFEADSDSVRLRSWLGIPLFDGDVVRGVLAVQSYSPLVRYSLRDQELLTFVSRHIDTALSRRRDAEALHAANLELEARVQARTRELDEVNARLVYENSHDSLTGLPNRSHLMQRLKGAWNDYQARGHDLSVMFIDLDRFKVVNDSLGHHFGDMLLVQAAARLGACVRASDLLARLGGDEFAILSPNAVIQDAVSIAKRILAAFDLPFHIEEHVVFSSCSIGIVSADSQFHTEPADLLRDADTAMYRVKNAGRDSFVVFNQELRRQVSDQVEREGALRNAMKRDDELLPYFQPIVDVKSGEVVALEALIRWRQADGRIVGPGEFLPAVEGLRLIGRLDLYMLERVAAILSNERFVHWPPVHVNCSSYSMTRPEFADDVLALLRRYRVSPSRVCLELTEGALVAEPDLARRTMQRLADNGMSVVLDDFGSGFSSLSYVHQYQFSGLKIDKSFILELTRSPRSRAIVRAIVRMAESLDLTLVAEGVEDAATLAVLRDMGAAQAQGYFFDKPLPLEALTRESLAPRSTTHSLL; from the coding sequence ATGAGTGTGTTTTCCGTGTACAACGCGCCCCTTTCCACGCCCAGCGCGCCCGGCGCCCCCGGAACCGACGTGTCCGATGCCGACCCGATCGAGGCGTTGCTGCGTGACGCCGCCGCGACGGGCTGCGGGCAGGCGTGGGCGTGGTATCGCGCGGGTGAGCAGTTGCATCTCGCGCGGCGTGGCGATGCCCCGCTCGTGTGGCCGCGCAGCATCCCCGAGGAGCGCCTGGAGGGCCTGTGCGCCGCGCACGGCTGGCACCGCTGGCCGACCGGCCGCGGCGAAGGCGTGCTCGGCTGGCTGCTCGCGCCGCTCGCGCAACGCGACGACGCCCATCTCGCCGAGCTCGCGCGGCGTCTGGGCGAGCGCGTGCAGTCCGACGCGCTCGCGCGCGCGCAGCTCACGCAGCGCGTGCTGTACGAGATCGCTTATCTGGCGAGTTCGGTGCCTGACCGCGCCGGGTTTCTGCGCTGCGTGCACGAGCGCCTCGGCACGCTGATCGACGCGGAAAACTTCTATCTCGCGCTGTACGACCGCAAGACCGGCAAGATCACGTACCCGTATTACGTCGATGTGATCGACAAGGACGTCGTCGAAGCGGACAACTTCGATATTCTCGACCCCGATCATCTCTCGATGACAGGCCGCGTGCTGACGAGCGGCAAGCCGCTCTTCGTGACCACGGCGGACATCACGGCGGCCGAGCGCGAGGGCCGCTTCTACTGCCTCGGCGACCGCCCCGAGTTCTGGATGGGCGCGCCGCTGAAGAACGCGTCCGACGAAGTGTTCGGCATGCTCGCGATGCAGGTCTACGACGTGTCGCGCATCTATACGGCGGAGGACCGCGCGCTCTTTCTCGTGGTGGCACGGCATGTCGCGATGGCGCTCGACCGCATCCTGCATCGCGCGGATCTCGAAGAAAAAGTCGCGCGCCGCACCTCCGAACTGTCGCAGCTGAACGCCGCGCTGCGCCACGGCATTGCGGAGCGCGAGCGCTCCGAGCATCTGCAGGCGGCGCTCTATCAGATCGCCGAACTGTCGAGCCGGCCGGGCGACACGATGGAGTTCTTTCGCAGTCTGCACGGCATCGTCGGCGAACTGCTCTATGCGCGCAACTTCTATATCGCGCTGTACGAGAAGGAAACCGACGAGGTGTCGTTCCCGTATTACGTGGACGAGATCGTGCACGAACGCCCCGATCCGCGACGCGGCCGGCGCGGCTTGACGGAATACGTGATCCGCGAGCGTCGCCCGCGGCTGATCGATCATCAGGAAGCGGTGCGGCTCATCAGCGAAGGCGCGTTCGAGGCGGACAGCGATTCGGTGCGGCTGCGCTCGTGGCTCGGCATTCCGCTTTTCGACGGCGATGTCGTGCGCGGCGTGCTGGCCGTGCAAAGCTATTCGCCGCTCGTGCGTTACTCGCTGCGCGATCAGGAACTGCTGACCTTCGTATCGCGCCATATCGACACGGCCCTGTCGCGCCGTCGCGACGCCGAAGCGTTGCACGCCGCGAATCTCGAACTCGAAGCGCGCGTGCAGGCACGCACGCGCGAACTCGACGAAGTGAATGCGCGCCTCGTCTATGAGAATTCGCATGACTCGCTCACGGGCTTGCCCAACCGAAGCCATCTGATGCAGCGGCTTAAGGGCGCGTGGAACGACTATCAGGCGCGCGGCCACGATCTTTCGGTGATGTTCATCGACCTCGACCGCTTCAAGGTCGTGAACGACAGTCTCGGTCACCATTTCGGCGACATGCTGCTCGTCCAGGCCGCCGCGCGCCTCGGCGCCTGCGTGCGCGCGTCGGATCTGCTCGCGCGTCTCGGCGGCGACGAGTTCGCCATTCTTTCGCCGAACGCGGTCATTCAGGATGCCGTCTCCATCGCGAAACGCATTCTGGCGGCCTTCGATCTACCGTTTCATATCGAAGAGCATGTGGTGTTTTCGTCGTGCAGTATCGGCATCGTCAGCGCGGACAGTCAGTTTCATACCGAGCCCGCCGATCTCTTGCGCGACGCCGATACCGCGATGTATCGCGTGAAAAACGCGGGACGCGACAGCTTCGTCGTGTTCAATCAGGAATTGCGCCGGCAAGTGTCCGATCAGGTCGAGCGCGAAGGCGCGTTGCGCAATGCAATGAAACGCGACGATGAATTGCTGCCCTACTTCCAGCCGATCGTCGATGTGAAAAGCGGTGAAGTGGTCGCGCTCGAAGCGCTGATTCGCTGGCGGCAGGCGGATGGACGCATCGTGGGGCCGGGGGAATTTCTGCCTGCGGTGGAAGGGCTGCGACTCATCGGCCGACTCGATCTCTACATGCTCGAACGTGTCGCGGCCATTCTTTCGAACGAGCGTTTCGTGCACTGGCCGCCGGTTCACGTGAACTGTTCGAGCTATAGCATGACGCGTCCCGAGTTCGCCGACGACGTGCTCGCGCTATTGCGGCGCTATCGCGTGTCGCCGTCGCGCGTGTGCCTCGAACTGACCGAAGGCGCGCTCGTCGCCGAACCGGATCTCGCGCGGCGCACCATGCAGCGGCTGGCGGACAACGGCATGTCCGTCGTACTCGACGATTTCGGCTCGGGCTTTTCGTCGCTCAGTTACGTGCATCAGTATCAGTTCAGCGGCCTGAAGATCGACAAGTCCTTCATTCTCGAACTGACGCGCAGTCCGCGCAGCCGCGCTATCGTGCGGGCGATCGTGCGCATGGCCGAATCGCTCGACCTGACGCTCGTGGCTGAGGGCGTCGAAGATGCGGCGACCCTCGCGGTCCTGCGCGACATGGGCGCCGCGCAGGCGCAAGGCTATTTCTTCGACAAGCCATTGCCGCTCGAAGCCCTGACGCGCGAATCGCTCGCGCCGCGTTCGACGACGCACTCGCTGCTCTGA
- a CDS encoding ABC transporter substrate-binding protein: MTLSSTLLQAIAPTGVLRASLNLGNPVLAHRDREGEPGGVSVDLARELASRLGVDVAFAAFDTAAKSVETVTNEAADIGFFAIDPSRGAGIAFTAPYVLIEGFYLVRNDSPLTRNDEVDRAENRIVVGKGSAYDLFLTREIRHAQIVRAASSQAVVETFLRDELEVAAGVKQQLEADAARTPGLRLLNERFMVIQQAMGLPKSRGEAAADMLREFVEDVKRSGFVGEALARHGIKGASVAPAATV, translated from the coding sequence ATGACTCTTTCTTCGACCTTGCTGCAAGCCATCGCGCCGACAGGCGTGCTGCGCGCATCCCTCAATCTGGGCAATCCCGTTCTGGCGCACCGCGATAGGGAAGGCGAGCCCGGCGGCGTATCGGTCGATCTCGCGCGGGAACTGGCGTCTCGGCTCGGCGTGGACGTCGCGTTCGCGGCTTTCGACACCGCGGCGAAATCGGTGGAGACCGTCACGAATGAAGCGGCCGACATCGGCTTCTTCGCGATCGATCCTTCGCGCGGCGCGGGCATCGCCTTCACTGCGCCTTACGTGTTGATCGAAGGCTTCTACCTCGTGCGCAACGACTCGCCGTTGACGCGCAACGACGAAGTGGACCGCGCGGAGAATCGCATCGTGGTCGGCAAGGGCAGCGCGTATGACCTCTTTCTCACGCGCGAGATCAGGCATGCGCAGATCGTTCGGGCGGCTTCGTCGCAAGCGGTCGTCGAGACCTTTCTGCGCGACGAGCTCGAAGTGGCTGCGGGCGTCAAGCAGCAACTCGAAGCCGATGCCGCGCGCACGCCCGGCCTGCGTCTGTTGAACGAACGCTTCATGGTGATTCAGCAGGCGATGGGGCTGCCGAAATCGCGCGGCGAAGCAGCCGCCGACATGCTGCGCGAATTCGTCGAAGACGTGAAGCGTTCGGGTTTCGTCGGCGAAGCACTCGCGCGGCATGGAATCAAAGGCGCATCGGTCGCGCCGGCCGCGACCGTCTGA
- a CDS encoding DUF2795 domain-containing protein produces MSQHPAQSQDQRHLDEPGPDAIARALKGAEYPMHKEKLMALAKSNGADGEVLAVLRKIADRNYDSDSAVLREAARAE; encoded by the coding sequence ATGTCACAACATCCCGCGCAGTCGCAAGACCAACGGCATCTGGACGAGCCGGGGCCGGACGCCATCGCGCGCGCGCTCAAGGGCGCGGAATATCCGATGCACAAGGAAAAGCTGATGGCGCTGGCGAAAAGCAACGGCGCAGACGGCGAAGTGCTGGCCGTGCTCAGGAAAATCGCCGATCGCAATTACGACAGTGACTCCGCCGTGCTGCGCGAAGCGGCGCGCGCCGAATGA
- a CDS encoding GlxA family transcriptional regulator, with protein sequence MSRPSDPTPRDVDVLAFPDVQLLDVAGPLQVFASANELAVAAGMLRPYRARVVMPGAAATASAGLGLVGHPLPAADAPCDTLIVAGGWGVHGAVRDTALVDWLRERARHARRTASVCTGAFLLAAAGLLNERRAVTHWTRCDELAARFPAVRVESDPIFIRDGAVWTSAGVTAGIDLALALVEEDLGRALALEVARHLVVFLKRPGGQAQFSAALSLQKAGDRFGELHAWIAENLAADLSVATLAARVGMSERSFVRHYRAQTGVTPARSIERMRLEAARRLLGDTALPVKRVAARCGFGTEETMRRGFLRSLGVSPQAYRERFAGSGASAG encoded by the coding sequence ATGAGCCGCCCTTCCGATCCGACGCCGCGCGACGTCGACGTTCTCGCCTTTCCCGACGTGCAACTGCTCGATGTCGCCGGGCCGCTGCAAGTGTTCGCGTCGGCGAACGAATTGGCCGTGGCGGCGGGCATGCTGCGGCCGTACCGCGCGCGCGTGGTCATGCCCGGCGCGGCGGCGACGGCTTCGGCGGGCCTCGGCCTCGTCGGCCATCCGCTGCCGGCCGCCGACGCGCCGTGCGACACGCTGATCGTCGCGGGCGGCTGGGGCGTGCATGGCGCGGTGCGCGATACGGCGCTCGTCGACTGGCTGCGCGAACGCGCGAGGCATGCGCGGCGCACCGCGTCCGTGTGTACCGGCGCGTTTCTGCTCGCGGCGGCGGGCCTCTTGAACGAGCGCCGCGCCGTCACGCACTGGACCCGCTGCGACGAGCTTGCCGCGCGCTTTCCGGCCGTGCGCGTGGAATCCGATCCCATCTTCATTCGCGACGGCGCCGTCTGGACGTCGGCCGGCGTGACGGCGGGCATCGATCTCGCGCTGGCGCTCGTCGAAGAGGATCTCGGGCGCGCGCTTGCGCTCGAAGTCGCGCGTCATCTCGTCGTGTTCCTGAAGCGTCCGGGCGGGCAGGCGCAGTTCAGCGCCGCGCTGTCGCTGCAGAAAGCGGGTGACCGCTTCGGCGAGCTGCACGCGTGGATCGCCGAGAATCTGGCAGCGGATCTCTCCGTCGCGACACTCGCCGCGCGAGTCGGTATGAGCGAGCGCAGCTTCGTGCGCCATTACCGCGCGCAAACCGGCGTGACGCCCGCGCGCTCCATCGAACGCATGCGGCTGGAAGCCGCGCGGCGTCTTCTGGGGGATACCGCGCTGCCCGTCAAGCGCGTGGCGGCGCGCTGCGGCTTCGGCACGGAGGAAACCATGCGGCGGGGCTTTCTGCGCTCGCTCGGCGTGTCGCCGCAGGCCTACCGCGAACGTTTTGCGGGCAGCGGCGCGTCCGCTGGCTGA
- the mobB gene encoding molybdopterin-guanine dinucleotide biosynthesis protein B, whose amino-acid sequence MISSHPPLFGITGRSGQGKTTLIEALLPWFRAQGLTVNVIKHSHHSIELEPPGKDSARFRRAGASEVLIASPYRYAIFHELNDEAEPPLAALAARLSHADFVIVEGFAREAMPRLEVVRPSTGKDPLYLTDVEVLAIATDDAAAIESALPVLALDDIARIGAFVCATLGIALPR is encoded by the coding sequence ATGATTTCGTCGCACCCGCCGCTTTTCGGCATTACCGGGCGCTCCGGCCAAGGCAAGACCACGTTGATCGAAGCGCTGCTGCCGTGGTTTCGCGCGCAAGGACTCACGGTCAACGTCATCAAGCATAGTCATCATTCCATCGAGCTCGAGCCGCCGGGCAAGGACAGTGCGCGCTTTCGTCGCGCGGGCGCGAGTGAAGTGCTGATCGCGTCGCCGTATCGCTATGCCATCTTTCATGAACTCAACGATGAAGCCGAGCCGCCGCTCGCGGCGCTTGCCGCGCGCCTTTCGCACGCCGACTTCGTGATCGTCGAAGGCTTCGCGCGCGAAGCCATGCCGCGGCTCGAAGTCGTGCGGCCGTCGACGGGCAAGGACCCGCTCTATCTGACCGATGTGGAGGTGCTCGCCATCGCAACGGACGACGCCGCCGCGATCGAATCGGCCTTGCCCGTGCTTGCCCTCGATGACATAGCGCGCATCGGCGCGTTCGTCTGCGCGACGCTCGGTATTGCGCTGCCTCGCTAA
- a CDS encoding UdgX family uracil-DNA binding protein (This protein belongs to the uracil DNA glycosylase superfamily, members of which act in excision repair of DNA. However, it belongs more specifically to UdgX branch, whose founding member was found to bind uracil in DNA (where it does not belong), without cleaving it, appears to promote DNA repair by a pathway involving RecA, rather than base excision.) — translation MVTTPQPGVEPDQTPDTLDACHRCALYKDATQAVPGAGPRHAPLMIVGEQPGDQEDLQGKPFVGPAGAMLDRALEEAGVARKEVYVTNAVKHFKWEPRGKRRMHKTPAQREIDACHYWMDRETTDIDPKVIVALGATALKSVLRDSKAKLQASMGHPIEHEGRVIVATYHPSYVLRAPDPETRHAAYQAIVDALREAHRLMKHKR, via the coding sequence ATGGTCACGACCCCGCAGCCCGGCGTAGAGCCCGATCAAACACCGGACACACTCGACGCGTGTCATCGTTGCGCGCTGTACAAGGACGCAACGCAAGCGGTTCCGGGCGCCGGTCCGCGCCACGCGCCGCTGATGATCGTCGGCGAACAACCGGGCGATCAGGAAGATTTGCAAGGCAAGCCCTTCGTCGGTCCGGCTGGCGCGATGCTGGACCGCGCGCTCGAAGAAGCCGGCGTCGCGCGCAAGGAAGTCTATGTGACCAATGCCGTCAAGCACTTCAAATGGGAACCGCGCGGCAAGCGCCGCATGCACAAGACACCGGCTCAGCGCGAAATCGACGCGTGCCACTACTGGATGGACCGCGAAACGACCGACATCGACCCGAAGGTGATCGTCGCGCTGGGCGCGACCGCGCTGAAGTCAGTGCTGCGCGATTCGAAGGCCAAGCTGCAAGCGTCGATGGGCCACCCTATCGAGCACGAGGGGCGCGTGATCGTCGCCACGTATCACCCGTCGTATGTATTGCGCGCGCCCGACCCGGAGACGCGCCATGCCGCTTATCAGGCTATCGTGGATGCGCTGCGGGAAGCGCATCGGCTGATGAAACATAAACGTTAA
- the pqqA gene encoding pyrroloquinoline quinone precursor peptide PqqA, whose amino-acid sequence MKWETPSFTDMRFGFEITMYIATR is encoded by the coding sequence ATGAAGTGGGAAACCCCTAGCTTCACCGATATGCGCTTTGGCTTTGAAATCACGATGTACATTGCCACGCGTTGA
- a CDS encoding cupin domain-containing protein: MPAPLDAKALITRLDLQPHPEGGYFRETYRAEQRVTRDGASETRSASTAIYYLLCEGAHSAWHRIRSDEVWHFHAGDPLLVHVLDAHGALTTHRLGDMTQLADTVFQAVVAAGDWFAAECSIASGASLVGCTVAPGFEFTEFELARCDELAARYPQHRELIQRLA, encoded by the coding sequence ATGCCCGCACCGCTCGACGCCAAAGCCCTCATCACGCGCCTCGACTTGCAGCCGCATCCCGAAGGCGGCTATTTTCGTGAGACGTATCGTGCAGAGCAGCGCGTGACGCGCGATGGCGCGAGCGAGACGCGTTCGGCATCGACGGCAATCTACTATCTGCTATGCGAAGGCGCGCATTCGGCGTGGCATCGCATTCGCTCCGACGAAGTCTGGCACTTCCATGCGGGCGATCCGCTGCTCGTGCATGTGCTCGATGCGCACGGCGCGCTCACCACGCACCGGCTGGGCGATATGACGCAGCTTGCCGACACGGTGTTTCAGGCTGTCGTCGCAGCGGGCGACTGGTTCGCCGCCGAATGCAGCATCGCGTCGGGCGCGTCGCTCGTCGGCTGCACGGTCGCGCCGGGCTTCGAATTCACCGAGTTCGAGCTTGCCCGTTGCGATGAACTCGCGGCGCGTTATCCGCAGCATCGCGAGTTGATCCAACGGCTCGCTTAG